Below is a genomic region from Homo sapiens chromosome X, GRCh38.p14 Primary Assembly.
GCGAGACGGCTCCCAGGGCTTCACTGAAGGTGAGCTCATCTGTGAACTCATGGCACTATGGGCAGAAGGGAGGCAGGGTCACGGGGCATCCCATGGGAGCTGATCCCACCCTCAAGCCTTTGCTCAGGCTGTTTTCTCCTTTCTGGACATtgttccctcttcccttcccttgcccatTCTTCAAGGCTTGGCTCTCCTGTAGCCTCTTCCAGGAAGCTCTGTGTGATTTCCACAATTTGTAGTGAGCCTCCCATCCAAGGGAGAGAGCTGGCATGGCCGCAGAGGGACCCCCTCTATTCTGCTATATCACCTCACATTAGGCCTCACCGTTGTCTTCTCTAGACAGTGCAGCAAGTGGTGATGTTGCTGTTCAAAGGCAGAACGGTTCCTGACACAAAGAGCCTGTTCCTCGCCACTGCCGCTGTCCTGGAGTAGATGGAGCAGAGCGATAAGGGCAGCACCTTCCTCCCCGTTATGGCTCACCCCAACCCTATCCAGGCCCCGACCCACCTCAAGGCCCCCATTCTGCTTGTACTGCAGGAAGGCATTGGTGGTACCACTCTTTGCCAATCGGATCCTTGCCAAGCGCACCTTCTGCAGAGAGAGGAGATAAAAGGTCAGGTGGGTAAGCCCCAAAGTAGACTGGCTTGGGGTGTGGGGAGTAGGAGGTGCTCGGATGGAAAGTGCGGTTACCTGCTGTGCTCGGCGCTTGTCAGCCCGCTGGTTCTGGTGGTAGATGCGGCTAAAGTTGGACACAATGACTGGCACAGGCAGGGCAATGACCAAGACGCCACTGAGTGAGCAGATGGACCCGAAAATCTTGCCAGCAATGGTGCTGGGCACCATGTCTCCGTAGCTGGAGCGAGGGGAGGTAGGCCAAGGTCAGGAAAAGTGCCCACCTACCTTTCAGTCCCCCACTCCATCCCATCTAATCCGGactagctctgtgaccctggCCAGGCACTCAAACCTTCTGAGTCCCTCAGTTTCTTGCTCTGTAAAATGCTGGGTGGCCAAGTGAGAAATGGGCCTGGCCCTCAACCCCTACCATCTGCTGCCCCTGTCCAAGCTACATACCAAGCACCTGAGTCAGCTAGAAATCTATGAAAACCAAGCAGAGGGGAGCATGAGGAAGTCACAGGCAGTGAACACAGCCTCCTGGGGAGAGAGTCCCAGCACCACAGGCCAGCCGAAGGGCTTCAAGTCCCGGGAGGAGTGTTTTGTTGGTTTTGGCTGCCTCTGTCTTACCTGCTCTAGGTAGGACCCCTTTTCATTCCCCTATAGGGGAATCCTTGAAAACTGTCCACATATGACAAAACAGGGAGGAGCCTTGAAACCCTCCTGCCTTTCTCCATGCCACCCACCTCCCACAGAGACAGAGCAGAGCCAACCTTACTAACTTGTTCACAGAGAGCTCCCCTGAAGATCAGGGAGATTCTGTAACTGACTCGCCCAAGATCACACTGCATACTCTTGTTCTGACCGCAGAACCAATCAGAACTCCTCCAGAGAAACACAGCCTCTGCAGTCTTCAGCCTCTAAGCCTTTTCTCAGGCTGTGCCCTAGGATGGCTGTTCCTTATTTCGGTATTTTCACTCATTTTAAGCATTCAGGACTCTGCTCAAAAGTCTTTCCAACTTGGCCATTGCTGGCTCTGTGATGTGTCATCTCAGAGCGTGTCCTCAACTGTGAGACATGGGCAGCCATCCACCAtcacagagttgttgtgaggacttGAATAGAGTAAAAGCCATCAAAATACTCAGTTCCAGCCCACTGTCAGCGCTCAGTATTTGTTTGTCAGTCTGATCCTGGACCTCCAACCAGAATTGGGGTTTCTACGCTTTAGAAACCCcaaatcaacttttttttgtacctctatgaagaaactgagcaaACCCAATTCATTCAGTCATTCCTTCAACAGATACTGAGCACCAACTGTATACCCAATCCCAGTGATGGAAACTTAGAGAAGGATCACAGCATCTGCCCTAGACAGTATCTTTGGAAAGCTCATGagttcgatgattccatttgatactTTTATCCCAACTCTGTTTCTTCTGCAGGGATcgacaaaaaaataataataataaaaatgctgaaaacatcTTGTTCTGGGAAACATCAAGGAATCACAAAGGCTCAGAAGTAGTGCCCCACACAGCAGACAATTCTAGAAGGTTGGGAGACATGGGTCCCCAAAACAGAAAAAGGTGCTAGAAAGCCAACACCTATGTATCCTGCACCAGAAACATTCAGAGAACTTTCACAACTATGATGTCATTGAATCCTCTCTAGATGATGAAGGGATCAgcatttcccattttacagaggggaaaactgaggccaTGAGAAAACGACATCAACAGAAAGAGAGCAGCTAAGACAATCCTTGAACCCAAGTCTCCTGACCTAGAAAATCAAGGCATTGTCAGAGCTGGGAGGGATCTGAAGAATTAAGTCCAGCTCCCTCAGTTtgtacagatgagcaaactgaagctcaaaaagagaaagaggccaggcgcggtggctcacacctgtaatcccggcactttgggcggccaaggcgggcggatcacctgaggtcaggagtttgagaccagcctggccaacgcggtgaaaccccgtctctactaaaaatacaaaaattagctgggcatggtggcgtgtacctgtaatcccagctacttgggagtctgaggctggagaatcacttgaacccaggaagcagaggttgtagtgagctgagatcttgccactgtactccagcctgggcgacagagtaagactccatttaaaaagaaagaaagaaagagatcatTCCTTTAAACTTCCTAATTTTACAGAAAGGGTGAGTGTAATCGGGCAGCCCCCAACGCAGAGTCCACACTCACCCAAGCGTGGTCATGGTGACAATGGTATACCAGAAGGCCGCAGGGATGCTTGTAAAGTTGGTCTTGTTTGTGCCCTTCTCAGCATAAAACATGACAGTGGCAAAGATGATGATGGCCATGGTtagggaaaagaggagaaagcCCAGCTCAGAGGCACAGCTCTTGAGTGTGTAGCCCAGAATCCTCAAGCCCTGTGAGTGCCTGGAGAACTTGAAGATGCGAAACACCCGGAACACACGCAGGGTGACAAAGGCGCCAGAGACATCGTCGTTCTTGGGCACCAAAAGCCCAATGTAGTAGGGCAGGATGGCCACCACGTCGATGAGGCTCATGACACTCCGCAGGAAGCGGCAACGGCTGGGGGCGGCAAACAGCCGCAGGAGGTATTCACCTGTGAATATGAGTACACAGGCTGTGTCCATGCAGAAAAAGGCCTGTGGGAAGCGTTCGCCACAGGGCTGCTCCCTTGAGGACCTGCGTGCAGAGCCGCGGCATGGGATGGTCTCCACCACATTGGCGATGACCGACACGGCGATGAAGAAGCCGGTCACATAGTAGAAAACGAGGGCTGCGGTGCTCGTGTGTGGATTCTCGAAGGCCCGCCAGAGCCGCTGCCGCAGGGAGCTGCCTGCTGGCAGGGCTGGGCCGTCCCCGGCCTGCTCTGCCTCCTCATCCTCTGCCAGGCGCTCGGCATTCTCCTTCTTTCGGTCCCGATACTCTTCAAGGCAGCAGTCACCGACTAGCTCGGGAACCAGGCCGTAGAAAGCCAGCTCTTCGTCGAAGGCCTGGATGCACTCCTGCCGTGGGCAATGCAGCCGCCCCGTTCGGTAGAAGTTCAGCACATGGCGGAACATGTCAGGGTCGCGATCGAAGAAGTACTCGCCTGAGTCAGCATCGTAGAAGAATTCCTTCTCCGAGCTGCCCAGCAAGGTGTCTGGGTAGCGGTCCAGCGTATTCTTCCAAGTCTCAAAGCGCCGTCCGCTCACGTTCACCACCAGAACCTCATCTCCTCGAGATGCCTTCACCCCCGGTGCCGGGGGCAGGGGTTGCTGGGCCAGGGGCAGCCAGCCCACTGCTGCTGCCCGAGCAAAAGGCAGCCACGTGGCCAGGCCTGCCGCCATCGTGCCACTCCCCAAGCCCAGGGAGACTTAGTGAGGGTGGCGTTTAGGAGAATGTGGCTGTCTCCAGGATGGTGGGGGCTTGGAGACACCTTGAGCCACCCAAACAAGGAAACTGGGGGTGTCTAGAGAGGCCAAGAGGAACCAGGAGGAAGAACTAAAGAGATGGGAAGGAGTCTGGGGGACATTTACAGAACCTAGGAGGGGCCTGGGCAATGTTCTGAGGGACTGAGAAGGGCCTTGGGGACatggagaagagcagaaaagggGTGTGGGGATGGGGCCAAGAAGGAGCTGAGGGAGGGTTTAGAGAGACTGAGATGATTCTAAAGGAGTCAGCCTGTGCCTGAGAGGTGTCTGGGGGCGTCTAGAGGGGCCAAGAAACACGTGGGGAATTCTCTGCACTCTCAAGAGTCTCAGGGAAGGCAGAAGAGCCTGGAATTCCTTTGCAGTGGTGGAGAGGAGACTGGGGCATCCAGAGGGGTAGAAATGGGACCAGAGGTGCTTGAAAGAGACTGAGAGTGCCTGGAAGTGGGGGTTCTAGAGGGGCTGAGACAGGTGAGGAGGGTTGTCCACACCCTCAAGACTTCTAGGGGAAGCATAAGAGGGTTAGACCCCCCTCATGGATCTGGAAAGGGAGCTGGTGCATCTTGAGGGGTGGCTGTGGATCCAGGAGGTTGTAAAGAGGCTGAAAGGTGTCTTGGGACTGCCTAGAGTTGCCAAGAATAGCCCGGGGGGGTGTCTATACTCTACAGGAGTTctggggaagaaaggagaggcCAGAGCCTCCTAGTAGGGCTGGAGAGGGGAAGGGGTTATCTAAAGGGGTAGACAGGGGGCTGGGTTAttttttgagaggctgagagtTATCTGGGGGAGGTGGGTATCTAGACGGGCCAACAAAGCCTGGTCGACACTCTCAGGAGTTCTACAGGGAGGAAAAAGGGGCCTGGGGAATTCCAAGGGCCGGGACTCAAATGTTAGGAAGTTGGGCACAATCCCAGAGCACCCAGGGGATCTATGAAGACTAAATAAGAGGAAGGGGGTTAACCCCAAAATGGGATTAAGAGGGGGGTGGGGTGTTGAAAGGGAGTTGGGTGTGTCTCCAGGGAGGGGGGCTCCTGGGCTTTGCAGGAAGCTGGCAGGAGACGCCGGGAGAAGGCTGGGTCCCACCGTTGGGGGCAGGTCTGGGGAAACCACACCCCGAGGGGCTGGCGGTGTGTACTGGGCAGTGGCAgtagcagcagcggcagcaggaggaagagaagcaacCACAGCCAGGCATAGGAGAGAAGGTGGCATAGGCAGGGGGAGGGTGCGGGGTCCCTGGAAGGAGGCCTGGGAAGGGCAAGGTCCAGTGGGACCCCTGGGGACTATCCCAGGATGGGTTAGGGCGTGGGGGCTGGACCAGGGAAGGATGAGGACAGCGCTAGTGGTggtccccctccccctctctctcggGGCGTCCTCACCTGTGTCCCCGCTGCAGGAGCAGCAACAGCGGTGGGGCTGGGGGTACCAAACACCCGAGCTCCTGGCCCCCTCTGCAGAGCTGCCTgagttctcctcctcctctggctCTCTCTCCCCGCCCCTCTGAGCTTGCCGGGAgatggagaggcagggaggggcctCGTGGCTCCCTGAGCCCCCTCCCCTAGGACAGCCAGAGAGGGACCCTGGGGAGACTCCGCCTCCTACAAAGCTGGTTGGGCCTCAGTCGcgtcatctggaaaatgggggtgGCAGGGAACTTCGCCAATTCTCTCCACCTCCTTCCTGGACTCCCCTCTCTTCCTGCCCAGCTCCTACCCGCTCTGCCCCCAggggcccccacccccactcgCCTGAATCAGCAGCACTTAGCAGATCCGATCGATGGGAAGGCGTCTGTTAATGGCCCCAGAGCGGAGTGCCACAGGGAATGATGCAGCgctgtcccctccctgccccccagaCTGTGGAAAGGCAGGAGAGCCAGGAGTCGGGGGTAATTGCTGGGGAGTGTTTCTCTAGATGGCCAAGCTTCCGAAGCCGCCCCCTTGAGGGGCGCAGCATGGGTTACAGCCCCAGCTCTAAGACTTCGGCTGTGGGATTGGAGCACGGGACTTCCTGTTTTTAGATATGAAATGAGGGTAAAGGGAATGTAGAGGGGGACAATCCAGGTCCCACCCCCCTACCATCTCAGGCAGGCCCCACTCCGAGGGGGTAGTCTCTCTTATCTGTCCATATCCAGTGGCCTCAAATCACACCTCCTCCGCTAGAGGGCTCTGCTTCTGGATGGCAGGAGCACTGATTATGGAATGCCTCTGGCTGGCTATGGGTGGGTTCAAACCCCAGCTTTGCCACTGACTTGCTGCATCCTTGAGCAAGTGACTTGCATTGTTTCCTCAGTTGTCAGATGGAGAGACTTATCCCAACTTGATAGCGTCATTTGGAGCATTACATGATGTGAAAGGTGATAGCACTGGACACAGCTCACACCAGGGATGCTTAATCTTAATTAAAGGAGTGTGATGACAGGGGCACTGTAATGCAGGGCCAGGCCTAGCCTTTCACCCAAGATTTACCCACCCGTGTAAACTTCCAATTGCCCATTTGGCACACTCCTGATTTGTCCATTTCTACATCCATTCctccacctacccatccacccattctcCCACCCACACAATCAATTCCTCTAtccatccctccacccacccGTCCACTTAGTCGTTAATCTacccacccactcattcatccatttgtaAGTTCACCCCATTTGGCTGTTTGCCAATCTATCTGTATGTATCCATCCTCTGCCCATCTCTTCCCACCCGGAACACATGCAGGGTGACATCCTCTGCCCATCTCTGTCCATACATAGCTCCACTTGTCATTTCTTCTCCCACTCTTTACCCTTCCCATTCATTAgctcatctacccatccatccattccccCAACCATTGGTCCATTTACTCCTAACCTGTCCATAaacccatccatccacctgtctACCTAAATCATCCACCCATTTGTCCATAGACCTATTATCCATCTGTCCATTTACATCTCTACTATCCATCCTCTATCCACCTACCAATCTATCTACCCATTTATTCATCTaaccacctatccatccatccatttatttccCAATCTATCCATCATCAGTCCATGCAACCGTTCACTTATACATCCATCGGTCCATCCAACCACTTATCCATCCTCCCATCTGTCTACTCATCTATACCCACAATCCCATACATGTCTACCCATGTACATATCTGCAGGTATTTCAGCTCCACTCAGTTTGAGGGGCTGGTCAGCAGTAAATGGAGACAGGCTGGATGAGGGTGGGGAAAAGAGAGTAACGTTGCAGCCAGAGACCTCTCTCCCTATTCCAATGGTGTAAACCTCCCCGCCCCCAGCATATTCCTCCTGGTTGAAAAGAACGAGACGAGACAGTCAGTGGGTGGGCCCGTCTGGCCAGATGGTATTTTGGCTGCATagcctttacacacacacacacacacgtgttgCTAGAACGCTGAACATGGACCACACACCCACCCAGCATCCCCAATCCCAAATGCAGAGTAGCCAGGCTCcagacataaattaaaaaataaaataaaataaaataaaaagagttggTCTCTGGGAAGGAGAGCTCATGCAGAGATGAAGACAGAAGCCCTTGGGAGCCAGGACCAAGAAGAAGGAGAAAtccctgccccttccctcagGATCCCCACTCCCTGGTGGCCTCTGCCCTAAGACAGGATCATTAACACTAACCATCAGGCCTCTAGCCCCTTTAATGTCCAGTCTCCCAAGCTATTTGATTTTGGCTCCAGCCCTCATTTTTCCACCACAGCCCAAGGGAATAGCATCCTAGGGGGTaggaaggggaggaggtgggTGCAGCCTGCAGGTCTTTAGCTGGTTTCTCCTGGCTCTAGGTCTGGGTCAGGAGGCCCCACGCACTCCTTGCTGAGCCGCACAATTTCCTGGGACAGAACTTCCATATCCTAAGAAACAAATGAACCATCAGGGGCCAGAGAAGGGGACAGGCTGCTCCCTTGCCAAACGTAGGGTATCATCTGTGATTTCCCTCACACCCTTTCATTAATCAATGCTCAGCTGTGTCTGGCCTGGGATGAGAAGGTACTTGGAGAAGCTCACAGCACCCCCAACAGTGGGCAGGGCTCAGAAAAGTCATGAGGATGGGTGGGGAGCTACAGATAATGGGAGTGGGATGCCTCCTGTGGCATGGTGCTGCTGCAGGATACACCACCACTCTGGCCACCTGCTCTTCTAAGTGTGAGCTTGCTTCTCAAAGGCAGGAGCTGGGTCTGACCCCTTTCTAACTCTCAGAGATGGGGAAAGTCCTTGGGTGGCAGTTTGGGCAGAAAGATGTGTGTGTGGACCCATGGGCATGGGGGATCTATGGTAGACAAATTGGTGGACGAATGAATTGTCCAGAGGACAGATGGAGATCAACAGGTGGGCAGGCAGGTAACTGGGTGGGTGAAAGGTAACACAAGGGGCAATTGATGAGTAGATAAGAGAATGATATGTCAAGAAATGGGTGGCAGGACATGGGGTAGACAATGAGATAAGTAAGTAGTAGATTGGGTAGATGGACAGATGGGCAAATGGTTGGGTGAATGTGTAGATAAATGGATGAGCGGGTACATGGAAGGAATGAATGGATAATAAGTTGATGAGAGGGTGGAAGATGAGAGCATGATGGAGTAGTTGATGAGTGGGTAGGAGGATAGCTGGGAGGACAGGCTGGGTGGGTGGGCAAGGGGACTGGCAGATGACCCAGGGGCTATGTGGCTGGGTAGGCAGGTGGCTGGGTGAACAGATGGGTAGGCTGGCAGGCCACACTTGCCTTGTGCAAGTGCATATTCTTGGTGAGCTGCTCCTCCAGCATGTTCTGCAGCTTCTTGTTCATCTCCCGAAGGTTCTCGTCACCTGGCTTCACTAGGTCTCTCAGGACGCTGCCCAGCCCGCTGCGGTCTGTGTGGCCTGCTGCCACAGACACATCTGCAAGGGCCCAGGCTGAAAACCACCCCCTCGGCAGAGCCAGAGGAGAGCCAGGCAGAGCcagaggagaaaagagggagaCGAATACCAGGGGAGAAGGCAGCAGGAAAAGCCATGTCATGTAGGACAGAGGCTTTGACATACAAAACCTAGCTCTGTCACTCACTAGCTCTATGGCCCCGAGAAATGAGGATAACTAACTTGTGGAACTGGAAAGATGCACATGACTGTATGTGAAGCACAGAGCACACAGAAAGTCCTCAGCACATGTTGGTCAGTATGATTctgattaataaagaaaaatctgtgAAGGAGAAAgtttgaaagaaagcaaaagcaatgaagatacagagaaggaaaacaatataGACAGCGAGACAAGATGAAGGAGTGGGGTGAAAAAGAGAAAcggagaagagagaagggagagagagaggagaggaagatgaggcacagggagaggaaaggagaaagtggacAGAGAGACACAATGGAGAATGGAGAGTGGAgagatgacagagaaagagagaagagggaggaggcgAGATCAAGAGACAGTGCTTTCCTGTTCTCCCCTCCACAGGCCATGGTCTTGTCAGTAGCTTCGCTGAGTTccgagaggagaggagagaagccGCAGCACAGAATGGAGAGGGAGGGCCAGGTGAAGGCTGGACCAGGGCTGAGGGCCGGGGAGGGGACACTGACCGATCCGGCTGTCCATGACGTAGGTCTCAATGATGGCGCTCTTCCGGCAGAGGTCCTCTGCCATGGAAGCACTGCTCACTTCCAGGTGCTTCACCTGCAAGATGGCCCAGCCCACCTGAGACCCCTCTACTGTACATGTTCACACATGAGGCGGGCCCGGGCAGACCCCACACCCACAAGGGCACTTCAAGTGGGGatgggcaggcaggcaggcaggcagcaccTTCTCC
It encodes:
- the KCND1 gene encoding A-type voltage-gated potassium channel KCND1, encoding MAAGLATWLPFARAAAVGWLPLAQQPLPPAPGVKASRGDEVLVVNVSGRRFETWKNTLDRYPDTLLGSSEKEFFYDADSGEYFFDRDPDMFRHVLNFYRTGRLHCPRQECIQAFDEELAFYGLVPELVGDCCLEEYRDRKKENAERLAEDEEAEQAGDGPALPAGSSLRQRLWRAFENPHTSTAALVFYYVTGFFIAVSVIANVVETIPCRGSARRSSREQPCGERFPQAFFCMDTACVLIFTGEYLLRLFAAPSRCRFLRSVMSLIDVVAILPYYIGLLVPKNDDVSGAFVTLRVFRVFRIFKFSRHSQGLRILGYTLKSCASELGFLLFSLTMAIIIFATVMFYAEKGTNKTNFTSIPAAFWYTIVTMTTLGYGDMVPSTIAGKIFGSICSLSGVLVIALPVPVIVSNFSRIYHQNQRADKRRAQQKVRLARIRLAKSGTTNAFLQYKQNGGLEDSGSGEEQALCVRNRSAFEQQHHHLLHCLEKTTCHEFTDELTFSEALGAVSPGGRTSRSTSVSSQPVGPGSLLSSCCPRRAKRRAIRLANSTASVSRGSMQELDMLAGLRRSHAPQSRSSLNAKPHDSLDLNCDSRDFVAAIISIPTPPANTPDESQPSSPGGGGRAGSTLRNSSLGTPCLFPETVKISSL